A single genomic interval of Zobellia nedashkovskayae harbors:
- a CDS encoding DUF4861 family protein, producing MKINLIHPLKFTCLSALCLMASCEPTVKNETVSIEVKNNLDFPRNEVVGVHIRDLSGVLKNTDEKHLRLKKVGAQDYLRTQWVDNDQDGSNDELLFQAEVAANGSSEFTILIDSIKVPEESDVIAYSRLVPERTDDYTWENDKVAFRTYGPTGEKEALAGVSGSTLSSGIDLWLKRTDKAIINKWYKAHETKPGAYHKDRGEGYDPYHVGGSRGTGGIGVWENDSLLVSNNFTASRTLADGPLRTVFELDYAPWSPYGIKETKRVTLDLGSNFSKFEIGLSSDKEVPNYTVGITLHKNEGEGAINKEEGWFRHWETIDSSKVGEGIVLDPTIVQNAIIYKSDAVDQSNLLIITKPQEKLTYYAGFAWDKSGQVSSLEDWENILKQQSQVLSSPLSVSVKKSK from the coding sequence TTCCCTAGAAATGAAGTCGTGGGCGTACACATTCGAGATTTGTCCGGAGTTCTTAAAAATACTGATGAGAAACACCTCCGACTTAAAAAAGTTGGAGCACAAGATTATTTACGGACCCAATGGGTAGACAATGATCAAGACGGTTCAAATGACGAATTGCTTTTTCAAGCTGAGGTTGCCGCTAATGGTAGTTCTGAGTTCACTATACTTATAGACAGTATAAAAGTACCAGAAGAGAGTGACGTCATTGCTTATTCTCGTCTCGTACCGGAAAGAACGGATGATTATACGTGGGAGAATGATAAAGTAGCTTTTAGAACGTATGGTCCTACAGGAGAAAAAGAAGCCTTGGCAGGTGTGTCTGGCAGCACACTTTCTAGTGGTATAGATTTGTGGTTAAAACGAACAGATAAAGCTATTATTAACAAATGGTACAAGGCACATGAAACTAAACCTGGTGCTTACCATAAAGATCGCGGAGAGGGTTATGACCCGTATCATGTTGGAGGTAGTAGAGGTACAGGTGGCATAGGAGTCTGGGAAAATGATAGTCTTTTGGTTTCCAATAATTTTACAGCATCTAGAACTTTGGCAGATGGTCCTTTACGAACCGTATTTGAATTAGATTATGCTCCGTGGAGCCCTTATGGGATTAAAGAAACGAAACGTGTAACTCTAGATTTGGGTTCCAATTTTTCTAAGTTCGAAATTGGTCTTTCTTCGGACAAAGAAGTACCTAATTACACGGTGGGAATCACGTTACATAAAAATGAGGGAGAAGGAGCTATAAATAAAGAAGAAGGCTGGTTCCGTCACTGGGAGACTATTGATAGTTCTAAAGTAGGAGAGGGTATTGTTTTAGACCCTACAATAGTACAAAATGCCATAATCTACAAATCCGATGCTGTAGATCAGAGCAACCTTTTAATCATAACCAAACCTCAAGAAAAACTGACGTATTATGCAGGTTTCGCTTGGGATAAAAGTGGACAAGTTAGTTCTTTAGAAGATTGGGAAAATATACTGAAACAACAGTCTCAGGTTTTGTCTAGTCCATTGTCTGTTTCAGTTAAAAAATCTAAATAA